CGCGCCTCGTGGATCCAGTCGACCAACTCACCCTCGTGGTTGGACTGCCGGAAGTCCACCGTGCCGCCGTGCGCTGCCGCCGCCTTGGCGCACATCGCCTCGATGTCGGCGAGCGTGTCGGAGCCGTAGATCTCCGGCTGGCGCTGGCCGAGCAGGTTCAGGTTGGGGCCGTTGAGGATCATGATCGGGGCGTTGGCCAGGGTGCGGGGCACGGTTCCTCCGGTCCGTTACGGGTGGGCGATCCGTCGAGGACCGCTGCTCGGACCCGGTTTATCACGGTGCACCGGCAGCGCGACCGGCCCTACCCTCCCTGGATGACGATCTCGTACCCGCCCAAGCCGGCGCCGGGTGACCGTATCGCCGTGATCTCGCCGTCCGCCGGTCTCGCCGGGCTCTTCCCGCGCCCGTACGAACTGGGCCTGGAGCGGCTGCGCAAGGAGTTCGGCCTTGAACCGGTCGAGTATCCGGCGACCCGGAAGATGGGCTCGACGCCCCAGGAGCGCGCCGACGACATCCACGCGGCCTTCTCCGACCCTGACATCAAGGCAGTCATCGCCTCGATCGGCGGCGACGACCAGATCACCGTACTGCCGCTGCTGGACCGGGAGTTGATCCGGGCGAACCCGAAGCCGTTCTTCGGGATGAGCGACAACACGAACCTGCTCGCGTATCTGCACAACACGGGGATCGCCGGCTACCACGGCGCGTCCGTGATGGTCGAGCTGGGCCGTCCCGGCGCCATGCACCCGCAGACCGCCGACTCCCTGCGGGCAGCGCTGTTCACCTCGGGCGAGTATGAACTGCGGCCCGCCGAGCACTGGCGGGACATCGACCGCGACTGGGCCGATCCGGCGACCTTCGAGGCGGAACCGGAGACCCGGCCGGGCACCGGATGGACCTGGCGGAACGCCGACCAGGTGGTCGAGGGCCGCAGTTGGGGCGGCTGCTTGGAGATCCTCGGCTGGCTGCTGATGGCCGACCGGGAGATCTCGCACGACCTCACGGAGTACGACGGCGGAGTGCTGCTGCTGGAGACCTCGGAGGATTTGCCGGGCAGCGACGAGGTCTTCCGCACCCTGCGGAACATGGGCGAGCGCGGGCTGCTCCAGCGGTTCGCCGCGCTCCTGATGGGGCGCCCCAAGACGTGGTCCTTCGCGCGCCCCAACAGCCCGGAGGAGAGCGCGCGTTACGCGGCCGGGCAGCGCGAAGCGGTGGTGCGGGCGCTGGAGGCGTACGCCCCTGATCTTCCGGTGGTCTTCGATGTGGACTTCGGGCACACCGATCCGCAACTCGTCATTCCTTATGGAGGCACGATCCGCGTCGACGGCCCGGCCCGGCGCATCACGGTGACGTACTGAGGCACGTCCCGCGCCACCGCGCGCTCCCGTAACCGTTGATCACCGTGGGTAGTTGACGCGGCATGCACGACGTACGCACCGTAAGGGCACCCTCCATGCTGCGGCTCGCGACCGCCTCACTCGCCGGGACGGCCATCGAGTTCTACGACTTCTTCGTCTACGGGACCGCGGCGGCGCTGGTCCTGGGGCCACTGTTCTTCCCGACGTTCTCACCAGTGGCTGGGACGCTGGCCGCGTTCGGCACGTTCGGCGTGGGGTTCGTCGCCCGGCCGCTCGGCTCGGTGCTGTTCGGGCACATCGGGGACCGGCACGGCAGACGTCCGGTCCTCGTCGCGTCGCTGCTCCTCACCGGCGCTTCCACGGTCGCGGTCGGCTGCGTGCCGACGTACGACACGATCGGTGTGGCCGCTCCCGTGCTGCTCCTCGTTCTGCGGTTTCTGCAGGGGCTCGGGCTCGGCGGGGAGTGGGGCGGGGCCGTGCTGCTGACGGCGGAGCACGCGCCCGCCGAACGGCGCGGGCTGTGGTCGAGCTTTCCGCAGGTCGGGCCGGCGCTGGGGTTCCTGCTCGCCAATGGCGTGATGCTGGCCCTGTCGGCGACGCTGACCGACGCGCAGTTCGCGAGCTGGGGGTGGCGGGTGCCGTTCTGGGCGGCCGGAGTGCTCGCCGTGGCGGGCCTTTGGCTGCGCTCCTCCCTCACCGAGAGCCCCAGCTTCCTCGAAATCGACGACCACGCGCGCGTGCCGCTCGCGGAAGTGGTGCGCGACCACTGGAGGCTCGTCCTGCTGACCGCCGGTGCGCTCGCGGTGGGGTACGCGATCTTCTACGCCGTCACGACCTGGTCGCTCGCCTATGCGACGGAGCGGCTCGGGGTGAGCCGTACCGTCATGCTGACCTGCATCATGGCCGCGGTGGTGGTGAAGGGAGCCCTCACGCCAGTAGCGGCGCTGCTGGGCGACCGCTGCGGCCGACGGCCCCTGTGCCTTGCGGGGTGCGCTGCCGCCGCCCTGTGGATGTTCCCGATGGTCGCGCTGCTCGCCACGGGGGCGCCGCTGCTGATGTTCCTCGGCTTCCTGGGGGCGATGCTGGCGTTCATCACGATGTTCGCCGTGATCGCCGCGTATCTGCCGGAGCTGTACGAGCCGCGGGTGCGTTGCACCGGCGCCGCGGTGGGCTACAACCTCGGCGGGGTCCTCGGCGGCGCGCTGACCCCGATCGTGGCGACCGCGCTGGCCGAGCAGAGCGGCCGTGTGCCGTGGGGCGTGGCCGCGTATCTGACGGGGATCGCGCTGCTCAGCCTGGGGTGCTTCGCGCTGCTGCCGGAGACGCGCCCGGTGCGCGTGGTGGCGAAGGAAGCTGCTGTGGGATGACGGATGGCGCGTAATCGCTTGCGCAAGCGATTACGCGCCATGAGTCGATGAATCGTGTTATGGATTGATCGCCAGCTCCAAGTACGCCGCGAACAGCACCAGATGAACCCCTCCTTGGAGTGGCGTGGCCCGTCCTGGCACGACCGTCAGGGAGCTCACCACCACGGTCAGTGCGAGGAGCACCATGTGGGTGGAGCCGAGGCCGAGGACCAGCGGCCCGGACAGCCAGACCGACGCCAGCGCGACGGAGGGGATGGTCAGGCCGATGCTGGCGATCGCAGAGCCGAGCCCGAGGTTCAGGCTGGTCTGCACCCGGTCGCGGCTGGCGGAGCGCAGCGCGGCGATGGTCTCGGGAAGCAGCACGAGCAGCGCGATGATCACACCCACGACGGCGTGGTGCAGTCCGGCGGCGGCAACGCCGGACTCGATGGTCGGCGACACCCCCTTGGCCAGGCCGACCACGCCGATCAGGGCGAGGCCGAGCAGTCCCAGGCTGATCCCGGCGGCATGGGCGGACGGCGCGTCCGCGTGGTCGTCGGCGGTGATCACCTCGCCCTGCCGGGTGATCGGGAGGAAGTAGTCACGGTGCCGCACGGTCTGGGTGGCGACGAACAGGCCGTACAGGATCAGTGAGGAGAGCGCGGCGAAGGTCAGTTGGACGCCGGAGAACTCGGGGCCGGGCCTGCTCGTGGTGAAGGTCGGCAGGACCAGGCTGAGCGTGGACAGCGTGGCGACCGTCGCGAGAGCGGCGCCGGTGCCCTCGGGGTTGAAGACGGCCGTGCCGTGACGGATCGAGGCGACCAGGAGGCACAGGCCGACGATGCCGTTGCAGGTGATCATCACGGCCGCGAAGACCGTGTCCCGGGCGAGGGTGGAACTCTTGTCGCCGCCGTCCGCCATCAAGGTGACGATCAAGGCAACCTCGATGATCGTGACGGCGACGGCGAGAACGAGGGAGCCGAAGGGCTCCCCGACCCGGTGGGCGACGACTTCGGCATGGTGGACGGCGGCCAGTACGGCGCCGGCGAGCACCAGCGTCACCACGGCGACGACAGCGCCGGGCAGGTCTCGCCCCCAGGTGAGAATCAGCAGGATCGCGGCGAGCACCGGCACGAGGAGCGTCCACTGTGTCGTGAGCGACCTGAGCCGAGCGATCATGCGGTGATCGTTACAGACCAGAACAGGCCACGCATTCCGGTCCTGCCGCCCGTCCGGGCCCCGCGCTCCGACCCTGCGGGGCCCTTCCGGGCCGCCGGGCTACTTGAGCTCGCGCATGTCCAGCACGTCGCAGTCGGTGTAGGTGCGTTCACCGATGCTCAACGCGCCCAGCTGCTCCGCCAACTTGGTCGTCTCCGGGTCTTCGCTGTTGCGCATGGCGTCGTCGTACGAGTCGAACTCGAGCACGGCGAGGTAGCGGCGGGGGTTGTCGCGGTCCTTCAGGAGCATGCGGTGTGTGGGGCCGCCGGCTTTGCCCGCGTTGCGCTGGGCGAACTCCTGGAGCTGTTGCTCCATTTCCTCAAGGCGCTCGGTCTCGAAGCCGATGATCTGCACGAACTTCATGGGTGCCTCCACCCGGACGCGGCGTCCCCGGGGCGGGGAACACGCTCAAGACCCAAACAAGCACCGGGAGCGGTGCCCGGCAATTCGCCGCGCACTGCTCCCGGTGATGGTTGTTTCTACGCCCGAAGCGGTCAGGCTTCGATGTCGGCCTTCGGAGCGCCTTCGGCCTCCTTCTGCGCCTCCTCGGCCGCCGCCTGCTTCTTCGACGCCCGCAGGCTGGTGATCGTGGTGACGATCAGGACGGAGCAGATCACGCCGAGCGAGACCGGGATGCTGATCTCCGGGACGTGGACGCCGGACTCGTGCAGCGCGTGCAGCACCAGCTTGACGCCGATGAAGCCGAGGATGATCGACAGGCCGTAGCTGAGGTGGACCAGCTTCTTCAGCAGGCCGCCGAGAAGGAAGTACAGCTGCCGCAGACCCATCAGCGCGAAGGCGTTGGCCGTGAAGACGATGTACGGGTCCTGGGTCAGGCCGAAGATCGCGGGGATCGAGTCGACCGCGAAGAGCACGTCCGTCATACCGATCGCGAGCATCACGACCAGCATCGGCGTCATGACGCGCTTGCCGTTCTGCTCGACCCACAGTTTGGTGCCGTGGTAGCGGTCGGCCACACCGAAGCGCCTCTCGGCGGCCTTGAGCAGCTTGTTCTCCTCCCAGTCCTCCTCGGGCTCGTCGGCCCTGGCCTCCTGGATCAGCTTCCAGGCGGTGTAGATCAAGAAGGCGCCGAAGACGTAGAAGATCCAGAAGAAGCTGGAGATCATCGCGGCCCCCGCAGCGATGAAGATCGCGCGGAGCGCGAGGGCTACCAGGACGCCGACGAGGAGCACTCGCTGCTGGTACTGCGAGGGCACCGCGAACTTCGCCATGATCAGGACGAAGACAAAGAGGTTGTCGACGCTCAGCGACTTCTCGGTGATGAAGCCCGCGAAGAACTCGCCGGCGGGTTGGCCGCCGCCGAAGACGAGCAGTCCGAGTCCGAAGAGAACGGCCAGGACGATCCAGACGACCGTCCAGATTCCGGCTTCCTTGATCGATACGTCGTGCGGCTTGCGGCCGATGAAGAAGTCGACCGCGATCAGGGCGGCAAGCCCCACGATGGTCAGGACCCACAGGGTCACGGAAACATCCACTGCGCCTCCGGCAGTACGTAACGGCAAATGTCAGCGTCGTCGCTGCCGGAGGTCTCTTCCACCCAAGTGGGCCGACGCCCCGGGATCTGGCCTGATCCGTATTGACGGGTACGCCGCAGTAGACAGGGAGTACTCCCCTCCGCACGAAAAACAGTACCCAATCACCAAGGAAAGGTAAAGCGCTTGGCAAAAGAAAGGCCAAAACACCTGGTCAGATGGCTTTACCTGTGCTTGGTGCGGGCTATGGCGACCTGGGTGAGCACCTGCTGAAGCACCTGGCTGCCGTGCGGTACGAGGCACGGCTCGTATGTCCACGCATGCCCGACCCACGGGTCGGCGAGGTGGTCGTCGGGTACCGGGGTGAGTCGCATCAGCGAACGCCACAGCGGGTCGAGCAACGGGCCGTAGCCGGCGGCCTCCTCGCGATCAGCGACCATCATCAGATGGACGCCGACGGCCGGTCCCTCGTCCGCGAGGTAGCGCAACTGAGTCACGGCCCGGTCGTCGAAGCCGTGCGGGAAGTCATTGACGATGAGCAGTTGCTCGGAGGTGTCGAGGCCGGGCGGGAGCGAGTCGGCCGCGCCGCCGCGCACCGCCATCTGCACCAGGTCGACGCGCTGGGTGAGCCGGGCGAGGACGTCCGACACACCGGCCGCCCCGATGGCGGGCGGCGCGGCGAGCACGCCGGTCTGCACGAGCGGTGCGAGCGCCTGAGCTCCCGAACCGGCGGGGTCGATGGCATGCACGGTGAACTCACCCGCCGGATAGACCGCGAGCAGCCGGGCCGCATGCGCCACCGCCGTCTCCATGGCCAACCGCCGCAGGTCATGGGAGTCGCTGTACACACCCTCGAGCGATCCGGACGGGCCGCTGTCGATCCACAGGCCCCGCTCCAGCGGCAGCCTGACCAGCATGGGTATGCGCAGCTCGGGACACTCGGGCAGATGCAGGTCGCCGAGGCGCAGGGCCATGGGGATCTCCATCGGCACCCGGTAGCCGTGCCAGACCGGATTGTCCCAGCGGGCGAACGCCAAGGGCAGCGCCGGCTCGACGACTTCGATCTCGGCGGTGAGCTGTGCGAGGTCCCGGTCGAGGACCGTCCTGGCCTGGTCGACGAGCTGAGTGTGCTTGGCCCGTGCGGCCTGACGGGCGGCGTCTCCCTGTCCCCCGATCCGGCTGCGCGGGTCGGACAGGACCTGGTCGAGTTCCTTCTCCATCCGCGAGTCGGCGAAGTCGACGGCGCTGCGGTAGGCGGCCGTGGTGCGGGCCAGGTCCTCGAACATGCCCCAGACCTGGTTGTAGAGCCGCTCCTCCATGGACCAGCCGGTCGCGTCACCCGCGACGGGCCGGGCGGGCTGCCCCGGCTGGGCCGGGGGTGCGGCCGGCGGGGGCGGGGGCGGAGCCGCGTTCTGCCGGCCGGGATGGCTGTAGTCAATCGGGCCGCCGACGCCGGACGCGGACGGCTGGGTGGCGGCCGAGGGGTCCACCGATCCGGCGGGGTACCCCTGCCGGGGCTCCTGGGCGCCCTGAGCGCCGTACGGAGAGCCGGTCTGGTCCGGGCCGAGGGCCGGTGCGGCCGCCTGCCGGGAGCGGTCGCCGTCCGAGGTGCGCGGTGCCTGCACCGAGCGGGCCACGCCCTGGGCCACCGCCTCGTTGATGCCACCGGCGAGCTGGTGGGCCTGGGGCAGGCCCTGGTCGGCGAGAAGCTCGGCGAGGCCGCCGGCGTACCCCTGGCCGACGGCACGCACCTTCCAGGCGCCCTGCCTGCGGTACAACTCCAGGGCGACGACGGCCGACTCGGCCTCCAGGCCGGTGATGGTGTAGCTGGCGATCTCGGTGCCGTCGAGGCCGGTGACCGCGACGAAGGGCGCGGCCACGGCGCCGAACTGGACCGGGCCTCCCACACCGGAGGGCAGGGCGAGCAGCACACTGATCCGGTGCACGGCCTCCGGCATGGCGCCGAGGTCCACCGCGAGGCGATGGTCGGCGGCCGCCTGCCGGGAGACCTCCAGGCCCGGCAGGGTGGGTGTGCCCGGGTGGGCCACCCACTCGACGCCCTGCACCTTGCCGCGCTCGTCGCTGAGCGTGGCTCCGGCGACGATCGGCTTGCCGGCCGAGACCCGGATCTCGAGGCGGGCCTGGGAGAGCGGGTGGTTCTGCCCCCGCACCAACTCGGCCGTCATGCCTGCGTCCCCCTGTGCTTCATCGTGTCGTGTGCCGCCCGCCGGGCGCGTTACAGGTGCGGCAGGATCGCCGGCATGAGGTCCTGGAAGGTGCGGCCGTTGGCCTGGGTGCCCAGGGCCGTCATCGTCCAGCCCGGGCCCGTACGGTGCACCTTCGCCATGATCTGGGCCGTGTAGGCGCCGCCACCGGCGAGCGTGTAGCGCGCGAGCTCCTGGCCGTTGGTCTCGTCGACCAGGCGGCAGAACGCGTTCTGCACTTCCTGGAAGGTCTGGCCCGTGAAGGAGTTCACGGTGAAGACGATCTGGTCGATGTGGACCGGGATGCGGGCCAGGTCGACGAGGATCGCCTCGTCGTCGCCGCCCTGGCCGACACCGCCGACCAGGTTGTCACCGGTGTGCCGCACCGAGCCGTCGTCGCTCACCAGGTGGCGGAAGAAGACGACGTCGACCGGCTGCTTGTCCGCGAACAGCACCGCGGAGGCGTCGAGGTCGATCTCTCGCGTGCGCGAGCCGAACAGGCCGCGCCGGGGAGCTGCCTGCCAGCCGAGACCCATGCGCACCGAAGTCAGGCTGCCGCCGTCGTTCTTCTGCAGACTGATGGCCTGACCCTTGGTCATGTTGACGGTCACGCGCTGATTCCCCTCTCGAGCTGTCCCCTGTTGCCGCGGAGTCCGCGGATGACGTGAACCCTACGCAGAGCCACTGACAGTGACGTACCCCGGTCCGCACTTTGTGTCGGTCTTGCAACACAGCGCGTTCGGCGCGAGGTCAGGACAGGCCTGCCTCCCGCATCTGGCGCAGTTCCTTCTTCATCTCGGAGACCTCATCGCGCAAACGGGCCGCGATCTCAAACTGGAGGTCGGCGGCGGCGGCACGCATGCGCTCGGTCATCTCCTCGATCTGCCCGGCGAGTTCGGCCGCCGGACGGTCGGTCGGCACCGTCTCCTTGGCCTTGCCCTTGGCGGACTTGCCGCCCTTGGCCGCCTTGGCGCCGAGCGAGGGCACGGGAGCCTTGGCACCCTGGCCGTCCTTCATCTTGCGGTAGCCCGAGCCGAGGAGCTGCTCCGTGTCGATGTCTTCGCGGGCGATCTGCGCGACGATGTCATTGATCTTCTTGCGGAGCGGCTGGGGGTCGAGGCCCCTCTCCTTGTTGTACGCGACCTGCTTCTCCCGTCGGCGGTTGGTCTCCTCGATGGCCTTCTCCATCGCCGGGGTGATCTTGTCGGCGTACATGTGGACCTGGCCGGAGACGTTGCGCGCCGCGCGGCCGATGGTCTGGATCAGGGACGTCCCCGAGCGCAGGAAGCCCTCCTTGTCGGCGTCGAGGATGGCCACCAGGGACACCTCGGGCAGGTCGAGGCCCTCCCGCAGGAGGTTGATGCCGACGAGGACGTCGAACTCGCCCGAGCGCAGTTCGCGCAGCAGCTCGACGCGGCGCAGGGTGTCGACGTCGCTGTGCAGATAGCGCACCTGGATGCCGAGTTCGAGGAAGTAGTCCGTGAGGTCCTCGGCCATCTTCTTGGTGAGTGTGGTGACCAGGACGCGCTCGTCCTTCTCGGTGCGCTTGCGGATCTCGTGCACCAGGTCGTCGATCTGGCCCTCGGTGGGTTTGACGACGACCTCGGGGTCGACGAGGCCGGTGGGGCGGATGATCTGCTCGACGAAGCCGTCCCCGCGCGAGAGCTCGTACTTGCCCGGAGTCGCGGACAGGTAGACGGCCTGGCCGATGCGCTCCTGGAACTCCTCCCACTTCAGGGGGCGGTTGTCCAGCGCGGAGGGCAGCCGGAAGCCGTGGTCGACGAGGGTGCGCTTGCGGGAGGCGTCGCCCTCGTACATGGCGCCGATCTGCGGGACGGTGACGTGCGACTCGTCGATGACGAGCAGGAAGTCGTCCGGGAAGTAGTCGAGCAGTGTGTTCGGCGGGGAGCCGGGCTCGCGGCCGTCGAAGTGCATCGAGTAGTTCTCCACACCGGAGCAGGAGCCGATCTGGCGGAGCATCTCCAGGTCGTACGTCGTGCGCATCCGCAGCCGCTGGGCCTCCAGGAGCTTGCCCTGCTTCTCCAGTTCCGCCAGGCGCTCCCCGAGTTCCTTCTCGATGTCGTTGACGGCCCGCTCCAGGCGCTCGGGCCCTGCGACGTAGTGGGTGGCCGGGAAGACGTACAGCTGGTCGTCGTCGCTGATGATCTCGCCGGTGACCGGGTGGAGCGTGGACAGGGCCTCGATCTCGTCGCCGAACATCTCGATGCGGACGGCCAGCTCCTCGTAGACCGGGAAGATCTCGATGGTGTCGCCGCGGACGCGGAAGGTGCCGCGGGTGAAGGCCATGTCGTTGCGCGTGTACTGGATGTCCACGAAGCGGCGCAGGAGCTGGTCGCGGTCGAGCTCGTCGCCGACCTTGAGGGGGACCATGCGGTCCACGTACTCCTGTGGAGTACCGAGGCCGTAGATGCAGGAGACGGAGGCGACCACGACGACGTCACGGCGGGTGAGCAGCGAGTTGGTCGCGGAGTGGCGCAGTCGCTCGACCTCCTCGTTGATGGAGGAGTCCTTCTCGATGTAGGTGTCCGACTGCGGGACGTAGGCCTCGGGCTGGTAGTAGTCGTAGTACGAGACGAAGTATTCGACGGCGTTGTTCGGCAGCAGTTCCCGGAACTCGTTGGCCAGCTGGGCGGCCAGTGTCTTGTTCGGGGCCATCACCAGGGTGGGCCGCTGAAGCTTCTCGATCATCCACGCGGTGGTGGCGGACTTGCCGGTGCCGGTCGCGCCGAGGAGGACCACGTCCTTCTCACCGGCCTCGATGCGCCGGGCTAGCTCGGCGATGGCCTGCGGCTGGTCGCCGCTGGGCTGGTAGGGGCTGACGACCTCGAAGGGCGCCACCGTGCGTTCGATGCTGGAAACGGGCCGCATGGAATCCACCGTACGACCCCCCACTGACAACGCGGCCTGATCACCTGTTCTGCGGGGTGCGGGAACTCCGGCCGACCACTCTGCGGCGGGTGCGGATCATCGGGCGCCGGGTGGTGTGCGAGAGGGTGGAGTACGCCGGGATGCCGGGCTTGTTCTCGACGGGGACCCCGGCGGGCTTCCCCATGATCATGAGCGGGTCGAACATCACCACGACGCCCGCGAGGAGGAGAAAGGCCAGCGGGCCGACCATGATGGGCGCGAGGATGCCGGCCGGGGAGTCTCCCGAGGTGGGGGCGGTCGCGGTGTGGACGTGGACCTTGAGGGCGGCCATGCCCGTGTAGTGCATACCGCTGACGGCGAGTCCCATGACAAGGCTCGCCCCCACGCTCCACATGAACCCTCTGACCTGTCCCGCCGCCCACAGGGCGGCGGTGGCCGCGACCATGGCTATGACGACGGACGCGGCCACGGTGAAGGTGTCGTACTCCAGGTTTCCGTTGAGGCGCATTCCGGCCATGCCCAGATAGTGCATGGAGGCGATGCCCAGGCCGGTGATGGTGCCTCCGGTGAACAGAGCCGTTCCCCGCGCACCCTTGTAGCCGACAATGAAGATCCCGATGCCCACCATGACGATCGCGACGCCCAGGCTGGCGAACGTCGTCAGCATGTCGTAGCGGACCGGCGCGCCCACGACGGTGAAGCCCATCATCGCGACGAAGTGCATGGTCCATATGCCGGAGCCGATCGCGGCCGCGCCCAGGGCCAGCCATCCCGGTCTCCAGGACTGGGAGACCAGCATGGACCGTGTGGTGCAGCGCAGACCGAGCGCACCGCCGAGGCAGGCCATCAGGTAGGCCACCAGCGGTGTGACGAGTCCGTAGCTGAATCCGTCGACCGTGCCCTGCATGCGCGGCTGCCCTT
This genomic window from Streptomyces sp. DG2A-72 contains:
- a CDS encoding S66 peptidase family protein, with protein sequence MTISYPPKPAPGDRIAVISPSAGLAGLFPRPYELGLERLRKEFGLEPVEYPATRKMGSTPQERADDIHAAFSDPDIKAVIASIGGDDQITVLPLLDRELIRANPKPFFGMSDNTNLLAYLHNTGIAGYHGASVMVELGRPGAMHPQTADSLRAALFTSGEYELRPAEHWRDIDRDWADPATFEAEPETRPGTGWTWRNADQVVEGRSWGGCLEILGWLLMADREISHDLTEYDGGVLLLETSEDLPGSDEVFRTLRNMGERGLLQRFAALLMGRPKTWSFARPNSPEESARYAAGQREAVVRALEAYAPDLPVVFDVDFGHTDPQLVIPYGGTIRVDGPARRITVTY
- a CDS encoding MFS transporter; translated protein: MHDVRTVRAPSMLRLATASLAGTAIEFYDFFVYGTAAALVLGPLFFPTFSPVAGTLAAFGTFGVGFVARPLGSVLFGHIGDRHGRRPVLVASLLLTGASTVAVGCVPTYDTIGVAAPVLLLVLRFLQGLGLGGEWGGAVLLTAEHAPAERRGLWSSFPQVGPALGFLLANGVMLALSATLTDAQFASWGWRVPFWAAGVLAVAGLWLRSSLTESPSFLEIDDHARVPLAEVVRDHWRLVLLTAGALAVGYAIFYAVTTWSLAYATERLGVSRTVMLTCIMAAVVVKGALTPVAALLGDRCGRRPLCLAGCAAAALWMFPMVALLATGAPLLMFLGFLGAMLAFITMFAVIAAYLPELYEPRVRCTGAAVGYNLGGVLGGALTPIVATALAEQSGRVPWGVAAYLTGIALLSLGCFALLPETRPVRVVAKEAAVG
- a CDS encoding calcium:proton antiporter — its product is MIARLRSLTTQWTLLVPVLAAILLILTWGRDLPGAVVAVVTLVLAGAVLAAVHHAEVVAHRVGEPFGSLVLAVAVTIIEVALIVTLMADGGDKSSTLARDTVFAAVMITCNGIVGLCLLVASIRHGTAVFNPEGTGAALATVATLSTLSLVLPTFTTSRPGPEFSGVQLTFAALSSLILYGLFVATQTVRHRDYFLPITRQGEVITADDHADAPSAHAAGISLGLLGLALIGVVGLAKGVSPTIESGVAAAGLHHAVVGVIIALLVLLPETIAALRSASRDRVQTSLNLGLGSAIASIGLTIPSVALASVWLSGPLVLGLGSTHMVLLALTVVVSSLTVVPGRATPLQGGVHLVLFAAYLELAINP
- a CDS encoding TerC/Alx family metal homeostasis membrane protein, with product MDVSVTLWVLTIVGLAALIAVDFFIGRKPHDVSIKEAGIWTVVWIVLAVLFGLGLLVFGGGQPAGEFFAGFITEKSLSVDNLFVFVLIMAKFAVPSQYQQRVLLVGVLVALALRAIFIAAGAAMISSFFWIFYVFGAFLIYTAWKLIQEARADEPEEDWEENKLLKAAERRFGVADRYHGTKLWVEQNGKRVMTPMLVVMLAIGMTDVLFAVDSIPAIFGLTQDPYIVFTANAFALMGLRQLYFLLGGLLKKLVHLSYGLSIILGFIGVKLVLHALHESGVHVPEISIPVSLGVICSVLIVTTITSLRASKKQAAAEEAQKEAEGAPKADIEA
- a CDS encoding TerD family protein, with the translated sequence MTAELVRGQNHPLSQARLEIRVSAGKPIVAGATLSDERGKVQGVEWVAHPGTPTLPGLEVSRQAAADHRLAVDLGAMPEAVHRISVLLALPSGVGGPVQFGAVAAPFVAVTGLDGTEIASYTITGLEAESAVVALELYRRQGAWKVRAVGQGYAGGLAELLADQGLPQAHQLAGGINEAVAQGVARSVQAPRTSDGDRSRQAAAPALGPDQTGSPYGAQGAQEPRQGYPAGSVDPSAATQPSASGVGGPIDYSHPGRQNAAPPPPPPAAPPAQPGQPARPVAGDATGWSMEERLYNQVWGMFEDLARTTAAYRSAVDFADSRMEKELDQVLSDPRSRIGGQGDAARQAARAKHTQLVDQARTVLDRDLAQLTAEIEVVEPALPLAFARWDNPVWHGYRVPMEIPMALRLGDLHLPECPELRIPMLVRLPLERGLWIDSGPSGSLEGVYSDSHDLRRLAMETAVAHAARLLAVYPAGEFTVHAIDPAGSGAQALAPLVQTGVLAAPPAIGAAGVSDVLARLTQRVDLVQMAVRGGAADSLPPGLDTSEQLLIVNDFPHGFDDRAVTQLRYLADEGPAVGVHLMMVADREEAAGYGPLLDPLWRSLMRLTPVPDDHLADPWVGHAWTYEPCLVPHGSQVLQQVLTQVAIARTKHR
- a CDS encoding TerD family protein, with product MTVNMTKGQAISLQKNDGGSLTSVRMGLGWQAAPRRGLFGSRTREIDLDASAVLFADKQPVDVVFFRHLVSDDGSVRHTGDNLVGGVGQGGDDEAILVDLARIPVHIDQIVFTVNSFTGQTFQEVQNAFCRLVDETNGQELARYTLAGGGAYTAQIMAKVHRTGPGWTMTALGTQANGRTFQDLMPAILPHL
- the uvrB gene encoding excinuclease ABC subunit UvrB; translated protein: MRPVSSIERTVAPFEVVSPYQPSGDQPQAIAELARRIEAGEKDVVLLGATGTGKSATTAWMIEKLQRPTLVMAPNKTLAAQLANEFRELLPNNAVEYFVSYYDYYQPEAYVPQSDTYIEKDSSINEEVERLRHSATNSLLTRRDVVVVASVSCIYGLGTPQEYVDRMVPLKVGDELDRDQLLRRFVDIQYTRNDMAFTRGTFRVRGDTIEIFPVYEELAVRIEMFGDEIEALSTLHPVTGEIISDDDQLYVFPATHYVAGPERLERAVNDIEKELGERLAELEKQGKLLEAQRLRMRTTYDLEMLRQIGSCSGVENYSMHFDGREPGSPPNTLLDYFPDDFLLVIDESHVTVPQIGAMYEGDASRKRTLVDHGFRLPSALDNRPLKWEEFQERIGQAVYLSATPGKYELSRGDGFVEQIIRPTGLVDPEVVVKPTEGQIDDLVHEIRKRTEKDERVLVTTLTKKMAEDLTDYFLELGIQVRYLHSDVDTLRRVELLRELRSGEFDVLVGINLLREGLDLPEVSLVAILDADKEGFLRSGTSLIQTIGRAARNVSGQVHMYADKITPAMEKAIEETNRRREKQVAYNKERGLDPQPLRKKINDIVAQIAREDIDTEQLLGSGYRKMKDGQGAKAPVPSLGAKAAKGGKSAKGKAKETVPTDRPAAELAGQIEEMTERMRAAAADLQFEIAARLRDEVSEMKKELRQMREAGLS
- a CDS encoding MHYT domain-containing protein, with the protein product MQGTVDGFSYGLVTPLVAYLMACLGGALGLRCTTRSMLVSQSWRPGWLALGAAAIGSGIWTMHFVAMMGFTVVGAPVRYDMLTTFASLGVAIVMVGIGIFIVGYKGARGTALFTGGTITGLGIASMHYLGMAGMRLNGNLEYDTFTVAASVVIAMVAATAALWAAGQVRGFMWSVGASLVMGLAVSGMHYTGMAALKVHVHTATAPTSGDSPAGILAPIMVGPLAFLLLAGVVVMFDPLMIMGKPAGVPVENKPGIPAYSTLSHTTRRPMIRTRRRVVGRSSRTPQNR